One region of Aquamicrobium lusatiense genomic DNA includes:
- a CDS encoding hydantoinase/oxoprolinase family protein produces MQVGVEIGGTFTDLVWLRDDGTVVTGKVPSTPGQVEKAVLDAVRSVDAPLAGVKRFTHGSTIATNALLTRSGAVTGLLTTEGFRDIVEIGTHDRTGNIYTAFYEKPRPPLPRRLIREVPERIDASGKVLLPLDKEATWREVEGLLADGVTSIAICLMHGYRSPEHERLLRDLIAERAPQADVFTSHEVSPEFREYERTVTTVVNAFVGPVVKGYVERLNTSLADDGYGGALRLMQSNGGIMPAAAAGSNAVRMLLSGPAAGVRAAIWFARRNDISDILTLDMGGTSTDVAIAPRLEARIGSELVVDSLPIRTTAMDMATVGAGGGSIASIDTGGYLNVGPASAGAVPGPACYDRGGTLPTVTDAQVVAGLLRPERFFGGQMALRTDLAQAALSGLGIGTSPQAAADAVLQMVNSNMASAVRLISTARGIDPRDFTLVAFGGGGPLHGAMVADEVGMRRILVPWAPGIASAFGLLVADLIVDVVASKMELLSDTSLDEAAIEALQRLCEAEAARLDLAPGSYEIQAGLDLRYAGQGFELTLWRDMKPASASEIDAVFQEEHKRRYGYARPALKTQVVNLRARIIQRNDASLKTPVSPASPSRERKDILLNGKRWDAQFLARAVLGVGEFVDGPAVLEEQTSTTFVPPGWRCTCLPDGDLLLEKS; encoded by the coding sequence ATGCAAGTTGGCGTAGAGATCGGCGGGACGTTTACTGATCTTGTCTGGTTGCGGGATGATGGCACGGTTGTGACCGGAAAGGTCCCTTCCACCCCCGGGCAGGTCGAGAAGGCGGTTCTCGATGCGGTACGTTCCGTTGACGCTCCCCTTGCCGGTGTAAAGCGTTTCACGCATGGCTCGACGATCGCCACCAATGCACTTTTGACGCGTTCGGGCGCAGTCACTGGCCTGCTGACAACCGAAGGATTTCGCGACATCGTCGAAATCGGCACCCATGACAGAACCGGCAATATCTACACGGCCTTTTATGAAAAGCCGCGGCCGCCCCTTCCACGCCGACTGATCCGTGAGGTGCCGGAGCGGATCGATGCATCTGGCAAGGTGCTGCTGCCGCTCGACAAGGAGGCCACCTGGCGTGAGGTGGAGGGTCTGCTTGCGGATGGGGTGACCTCGATAGCCATCTGCCTGATGCATGGCTACCGCTCGCCCGAACATGAGCGCCTTCTGCGCGATCTTATCGCGGAGCGGGCGCCCCAGGCGGACGTTTTCACCAGCCACGAGGTGTCGCCGGAATTCCGTGAATATGAGCGGACGGTCACAACTGTCGTGAACGCTTTTGTCGGGCCGGTGGTCAAGGGTTATGTCGAGCGCCTGAATACTTCGCTGGCGGATGATGGATATGGTGGTGCGCTACGCCTGATGCAGTCGAATGGTGGCATCATGCCGGCCGCAGCCGCCGGGTCCAATGCGGTGCGGATGCTGTTGTCAGGACCTGCCGCGGGCGTTCGTGCCGCAATCTGGTTTGCGCGTCGCAACGACATTTCCGATATCCTCACCCTCGACATGGGCGGAACCAGCACCGATGTGGCAATTGCTCCGAGGCTGGAGGCACGGATCGGGTCAGAGCTCGTGGTCGACAGTCTGCCGATCCGCACCACGGCCATGGACATGGCCACCGTTGGCGCGGGCGGTGGCAGCATCGCTTCCATCGACACGGGCGGCTATCTGAATGTCGGTCCGGCCAGCGCGGGAGCTGTGCCTGGCCCTGCATGTTATGACCGTGGCGGCACTTTACCTACCGTAACCGATGCGCAGGTCGTGGCGGGTCTCTTGCGACCCGAGCGCTTTTTCGGTGGCCAGATGGCGCTCCGCACCGATCTGGCGCAAGCGGCTTTGTCCGGTCTGGGGATCGGAACCTCGCCCCAAGCGGCTGCCGACGCCGTCCTCCAGATGGTCAACAGCAATATGGCGAGCGCGGTGCGTCTGATTTCCACCGCCAGAGGCATCGATCCCCGCGACTTCACGCTCGTTGCTTTCGGCGGCGGCGGACCGCTGCACGGGGCGATGGTCGCCGACGAAGTGGGCATGCGGCGCATTCTGGTGCCGTGGGCACCGGGCATCGCCAGCGCATTCGGGCTGCTCGTTGCCGATCTGATCGTCGATGTCGTCGCGTCAAAAATGGAGCTTCTGTCGGACACCTCTCTCGATGAGGCGGCGATAGAGGCGCTGCAGCGGCTGTGCGAGGCTGAGGCCGCGCGCCTCGACCTCGCGCCGGGTAGCTATGAGATACAGGCGGGACTGGATCTGCGTTATGCGGGGCAGGGTTTCGAGCTGACGCTGTGGCGGGACATGAAGCCTGCTTCGGCCAGCGAGATCGATGCCGTTTTCCAGGAGGAGCACAAGCGCCGTTATGGCTATGCGCGTCCTGCGCTGAAGACGCAGGTCGTCAATTTGCGGGCACGCATCATCCAGCGCAACGATGCCAGTCTGAAAACGCCGGTTTCGCCTGCTTCGCCCAGCCGCGAGCGCAAAGATATCCTTCTCAATGGCAAGCGCTGGGATGCACAGTTTCTTGCCCGTGCCGTTCTTGGGGTGGGGGAATTCGTCGACGGTCCGGCGGTGCTGGAAGAGCAAACCTCGACAACGTTCGTTCCGCCCGGCTGGCGTTGCACCTGCCTGCCGGATGGCGATCTGCTGCTGGAAAAAAGCTGA
- a CDS encoding ABC transporter substrate-binding protein, with amino-acid sequence MSLKAGMLALASGVCVLSAQTLASELRVAIPGDMRSHIPAGSTEPASTIPLSHVYEGLVGWTEDGTVAPMLAENLPEISEDGRTYTFTLRENLKFHDGSDLTAQSVVDSWNFLLDPKAAWSCRTYFNGSGAVKITNISAHEPRKVSFELEQPATTFLVQMARSDCGSAGIMAKAVVDAGGKTDRPIGTGPYEVTEINPGRFITMKRFDDYIERQEPMSGYVGKKARLIDTIKLVVIPDPAAAVAALKADEIDVWYRIEMRYLQDLQQDNAIHLSSARLPSFYTLPLQSTRTVLENPLLRQAMNYAINREEMTGALTEGRASPSSSIIPASSQFFDISEAHGFTYDPERARQLIKEAGYDGSLITISTNKNYAIMYETGVMVQAYLQDVGLNAEVEVLDFASQLPKYFSGEYDLMTFNYAITLDSALTVDRFTGMRAADASKVWNNAEARQLVTQLVATPVSERRSLYEKLHSLYMADPGLLIWASGEVTTAYRDRVKNYGAWAGEQPRFWGVSLE; translated from the coding sequence ATGTCACTCAAAGCAGGGATGCTGGCTTTGGCATCAGGCGTGTGCGTGCTGTCGGCCCAGACGCTTGCAAGCGAATTGCGCGTGGCGATCCCCGGCGACATGCGCTCTCACATTCCGGCAGGCAGTACCGAGCCGGCCAGCACCATTCCACTTTCGCACGTCTATGAAGGTCTGGTGGGCTGGACGGAAGACGGCACGGTTGCCCCCATGCTGGCAGAAAATCTGCCGGAAATCTCCGAGGATGGGCGAACCTACACGTTCACCTTGCGTGAAAACCTGAAGTTCCACGACGGCAGTGATCTGACTGCGCAAAGCGTGGTCGATTCATGGAATTTTCTGCTTGATCCGAAAGCGGCATGGTCCTGCCGCACCTATTTCAATGGCAGTGGCGCCGTCAAAATAACGAACATTTCGGCCCACGAACCACGCAAGGTCAGCTTCGAACTTGAACAACCGGCCACGACCTTCCTTGTTCAGATGGCAAGATCCGACTGCGGCTCGGCGGGCATCATGGCAAAAGCAGTCGTAGATGCCGGCGGAAAAACCGACAGGCCGATCGGCACCGGTCCTTACGAGGTCACCGAGATCAATCCCGGCCGTTTCATCACCATGAAGCGGTTCGACGACTATATTGAACGACAGGAGCCGATGAGCGGCTATGTGGGCAAAAAAGCGCGGCTCATCGACACCATCAAACTGGTCGTCATCCCGGACCCGGCAGCGGCCGTTGCGGCACTTAAAGCCGACGAAATCGATGTCTGGTACCGGATCGAAATGCGCTACCTGCAGGATCTGCAGCAGGACAATGCCATTCATCTGTCCAGCGCCAGGCTGCCGTCCTTCTACACCTTGCCGCTCCAGTCGACCAGGACAGTGCTGGAGAATCCGTTGCTGAGGCAGGCGATGAACTATGCAATCAACCGCGAAGAAATGACCGGCGCACTGACGGAAGGGCGTGCGTCACCGAGTTCGTCGATCATTCCTGCATCGTCGCAGTTCTTCGATATATCGGAGGCCCATGGGTTCACGTATGATCCGGAACGGGCACGCCAGCTCATCAAGGAAGCGGGCTATGATGGCAGTCTCATAACGATAAGCACGAACAAGAATTACGCCATCATGTATGAGACCGGCGTGATGGTTCAGGCTTATCTTCAGGATGTAGGGCTCAATGCGGAAGTTGAAGTTCTGGATTTTGCTTCGCAGCTGCCGAAATATTTTAGCGGCGAGTACGACCTTATGACTTTCAACTATGCCATTACGCTGGATTCTGCGCTGACCGTTGATCGGTTCACAGGTATGCGTGCCGCTGACGCATCAAAAGTATGGAACAACGCCGAAGCTCGGCAGCTGGTGACCCAGCTCGTCGCCACGCCCGTATCGGAACGCCGTTCTCTGTACGAAAAATTGCACTCACTTTACATGGCGGATCCGGGACTTCTCATATGGGCCAGCGGTGAAGTCACCACTGCGTACAGGGATCGCGTCAAGAACTATGGCGCCTGGGCCGGGGAACAGCCGCGTTTCTGGGGCGTATCGCTGGAGTAG
- a CDS encoding NAD(P)/FAD-dependent oxidoreductase, which translates to MPPRIPKDQITLEASYEYVVVGAGYTGLAVARRLAELNSSATILLLEATQIGEGTSGRNSGFVLTAPLTAADTDAQAVKKATRQFEIFDGGLAWLRQIVSDASIECGWNDVGKYHAAATDEGVANIRALAERYQACGLRWDEIPQAEFARRIGSPYYKYAFHTGHNVFVQPAALVRGLADSLPPNVILLEGAPVSSVSGKGPFTIELLNRRVRANKMVIANNGFAKRLGFLKNRIFNVYTYAGITPELDDDELAAHGTDAEWGILPAARAGTTLRRTSGRRFLVRSLQSYEADRSGRQVDESLEELYRQRYPGLRSHKFEYVWGGALGLTMNSESCFGEIAENLYVSAGCNGVGIMKGTVHGKLLAEQIMGLDSDDIRDVRQMNAPTWIPPDPVLRWGVTLAMTQRTKHAGAER; encoded by the coding sequence TTGCCGCCACGCATCCCAAAAGACCAGATCACGCTGGAGGCTTCCTATGAGTATGTGGTTGTTGGTGCTGGCTATACCGGTCTCGCGGTCGCGCGCCGGCTTGCCGAACTGAATTCGTCAGCAACAATCCTTCTGCTCGAGGCAACTCAGATCGGGGAGGGGACCTCAGGGCGCAATTCAGGCTTTGTTCTGACAGCTCCCCTCACCGCGGCCGACACCGATGCGCAGGCAGTCAAAAAGGCGACGCGACAGTTTGAGATATTTGATGGCGGGCTTGCCTGGCTCAGGCAGATCGTAAGCGATGCCTCGATAGAGTGCGGCTGGAACGATGTTGGGAAATATCACGCCGCTGCCACCGATGAGGGCGTGGCCAATATCAGAGCTCTGGCGGAGCGATATCAGGCATGTGGCCTTCGCTGGGACGAGATTCCGCAAGCGGAATTTGCACGCCGGATCGGATCCCCTTACTACAAATATGCATTTCACACGGGACATAATGTTTTTGTCCAGCCGGCGGCGCTGGTGCGCGGGCTTGCCGATAGCTTGCCGCCCAATGTGATATTGCTGGAGGGGGCGCCGGTCTCGTCGGTTTCGGGCAAGGGTCCGTTCACGATCGAGCTGCTCAACAGGCGGGTTCGCGCCAACAAGATGGTGATCGCGAATAACGGCTTTGCAAAACGGCTCGGATTTCTCAAGAACAGGATTTTCAACGTCTACACTTATGCGGGTATCACCCCGGAGTTGGATGATGATGAGCTTGCCGCGCACGGAACGGATGCCGAATGGGGAATCTTGCCGGCAGCCCGTGCGGGCACGACGCTGCGGCGAACATCGGGTCGCCGTTTCCTTGTTCGCAGCCTGCAGTCATATGAAGCGGACAGGTCTGGACGGCAGGTCGATGAAAGCCTTGAGGAGCTTTACCGGCAGCGCTATCCCGGTCTTCGCTCGCATAAATTTGAGTATGTCTGGGGCGGCGCGCTGGGGCTCACTATGAATTCCGAAAGCTGTTTTGGTGAAATTGCCGAAAATCTTTATGTCTCGGCCGGATGTAATGGCGTTGGCATCATGAAGGGAACCGTTCATGGCAAGCTGCTGGCCGAGCAGATCATGGGGTTGGATTCAGACGATATTCGCGACGTTCGCCAGATGAATGCGCCGACGTGGATTCCGCCGGATCCGGTTCTTCGCTGGGGTGTGACACTGGCAATGACTCAAAGAACGAAGCATGCCGGCGCGGAACGCTAG
- a CDS encoding LysR family transcriptional regulator, which yields MKIRADYTDFSMNFSHRDLALFLAVAEEHSFTRAALKCNLSQSALSSRIKQMEDELKATLFDRTTRSVELTSEGRIFEEMARRLYNDFTEVLENFRDYAERRKGWVRVAALPSVCAAWLPSLIAEFRSRYPGIQFFLTDGLSETCLEMVKTGQADMAITSATGHEDDLQAMMLGTDFFHVVCPIGHPLLDKEDITVEDLASYPFIHVSRHSSVRQHVEAALGPVAMDARIEVQYMGTIAGLVEAGIGITIVPALSLWQFRRPQLGSRRLTIPRLARPLHLLKRRGHSLSAAAKAFYDLLLHERSSFEYIAHEGGAEE from the coding sequence TTGAAAATTCGAGCCGATTATACGGATTTCTCAATGAATTTCTCTCATCGTGATCTCGCCCTGTTTCTGGCCGTGGCCGAGGAGCATTCCTTCACCCGTGCGGCGCTCAAGTGCAATTTGTCGCAATCCGCCCTCAGCTCGCGCATCAAGCAGATGGAAGACGAGCTCAAAGCCACGCTTTTCGACCGCACCACACGCTCAGTGGAGCTAACCAGCGAGGGGCGGATCTTCGAGGAAATGGCGCGTCGTTTGTACAATGATTTCACCGAAGTTCTGGAGAACTTTCGCGACTACGCCGAAAGACGAAAAGGTTGGGTGCGCGTTGCGGCGCTGCCCTCCGTATGCGCGGCATGGCTGCCCAGCCTCATTGCGGAGTTTCGCTCACGCTATCCTGGCATTCAGTTCTTTCTCACTGACGGCCTTTCAGAAACCTGCCTTGAGATGGTCAAGACGGGTCAGGCCGATATGGCCATAACCTCGGCGACAGGCCATGAGGACGACCTTCAGGCAATGATGTTGGGAACGGACTTCTTTCATGTCGTCTGCCCCATCGGGCATCCTCTGCTGGACAAAGAAGACATCACGGTGGAAGACTTGGCCAGCTATCCGTTCATTCACGTTTCGCGCCACAGTAGCGTGCGCCAGCATGTCGAGGCCGCTCTCGGCCCGGTGGCGATGGATGCAAGGATAGAGGTCCAGTACATGGGAACGATCGCCGGTCTCGTCGAAGCCGGCATCGGGATCACAATCGTGCCGGCGCTTTCCCTGTGGCAATTCAGGCGTCCGCAGCTTGGCTCCCGCCGGCTGACGATCCCCCGGCTCGCCCGCCCCCTTCACCTTCTGAAGCGGCGGGGACATTCTTTGTCAGCCGCGGCCAAAGCGTTTTACGATCTGCTTTTGCATGAGCGCAGCAGTTTCGAATACATCGCCCACGAAGGCGGGGCAGAAGAGTAA
- a CDS encoding aspartate/glutamate racemase family protein — MPAHDPTIRRIHARTNHVCYGMGLGIIVLDDVYPGFPGDVRNASAYPFPIQYEIAEGVDIASLVRGPFRDDLLAPVLKAARRLERMGCRAIAAECGYFAWFQEEIADSVSVAVFASSLLQVSLAQMVCGSKQIVGILVASSRHLEGRHLTSVGVAPGSNYVVHGAGDDGKTPQFASLWNKDLRPQTPTAEYELAEADIVRVARDFAAAHPDMGAMVLECTGFQPFARAIQQEIGMPVFSWSTLLDYAYSVAVHRDFYGHV; from the coding sequence ATGCCTGCCCATGACCCCACCATCCGCCGCATCCACGCCCGAACGAACCACGTTTGTTACGGGATGGGTCTGGGGATCATCGTCCTCGACGACGTTTATCCCGGTTTTCCCGGCGATGTTCGCAATGCCAGTGCCTATCCCTTCCCGATCCAGTACGAGATCGCCGAAGGCGTTGACATCGCAAGCCTTGTACGGGGGCCGTTCAGGGACGATCTTCTGGCCCCGGTCCTGAAGGCAGCACGCAGGCTGGAGCGAATGGGATGCCGGGCGATCGCGGCCGAATGCGGCTACTTCGCGTGGTTTCAGGAAGAGATAGCAGATTCCGTCTCTGTTGCCGTTTTTGCGTCCAGTCTGCTTCAGGTGTCCCTTGCCCAGATGGTGTGCGGTTCAAAACAGATCGTCGGTATCCTCGTTGCTTCCTCCCGCCATCTGGAGGGCCGTCATCTGACCTCAGTCGGCGTGGCGCCTGGGTCGAACTATGTCGTCCATGGCGCGGGAGACGATGGAAAGACCCCGCAATTTGCAAGCCTGTGGAACAAGGATCTGCGTCCGCAAACTCCGACCGCCGAATACGAACTCGCTGAAGCCGATATTGTAAGGGTCGCGCGGGATTTTGCCGCTGCGCATCCGGATATGGGAGCAATGGTGCTGGAATGCACCGGTTTCCAACCTTTCGCCCGGGCAATACAGCAGGAGATCGGGATGCCGGTATTCAGCTGGTCGACCTTGCTGGACTATGCCTATTCCGTTGCGGTTCACCGCGACTTCTACGGCCATGTGTGA
- a CDS encoding ABC transporter permease — translation MSVRAPFSLSSRSLIGGVLGTVVLAAAILSIAWTPANPNRLNVARRLSPPGGEYLLGTDEFGRDILSRIMTGAWTSLSLAFLIVCVAIAAGSAIGLMSGFFRGWIDRVVMMLNDALLAFPGILLGLGLVSVIGPQRYGIVVALGVAFTPTTVRVVRGTVLSLRQREYVEASRALGNGPFYTLFRHVLPNALAPIAVLATSMFGWAILLESALSFLGLGVPPPAATWGNMLSAARPYLASAPWLSIIPGACIAMTLLAVNLLGDALRDRLDPRMQGA, via the coding sequence ATGAGTGTCAGGGCTCCATTTTCGCTGTCTTCACGCAGCCTTATCGGTGGCGTTCTGGGAACGGTGGTGCTGGCCGCGGCAATATTGTCGATTGCCTGGACGCCTGCAAATCCCAACCGCCTGAACGTGGCCCGGAGGCTGTCCCCCCCGGGGGGAGAGTATCTGCTTGGAACGGACGAGTTTGGTCGCGACATTCTCAGTCGTATTATGACCGGTGCATGGACCAGCCTGTCTCTTGCGTTCCTCATCGTGTGCGTTGCGATTGCCGCCGGCAGCGCGATAGGCCTGATGTCCGGCTTCTTTCGTGGCTGGATCGACAGGGTCGTAATGATGCTCAACGATGCGCTGCTGGCATTTCCCGGCATCCTGCTGGGGCTTGGGCTGGTATCGGTCATCGGTCCGCAGCGATATGGCATTGTGGTGGCACTGGGCGTGGCCTTCACGCCGACAACGGTTCGCGTTGTAAGGGGCACGGTTCTTTCGCTGCGGCAGCGTGAGTATGTCGAAGCATCTCGCGCATTGGGCAATGGGCCGTTCTATACGCTTTTCCGCCATGTTCTGCCGAATGCTCTGGCGCCCATCGCCGTTCTGGCGACATCGATGTTCGGCTGGGCGATATTGCTTGAAAGCGCTTTGAGCTTTCTGGGGCTGGGAGTTCCACCCCCGGCTGCGACCTGGGGCAACATGCTTTCTGCAGCCCGCCCCTATCTTGCTTCGGCCCCCTGGCTTTCGATCATCCCCGGGGCTTGCATCGCCATGACCCTTCTGGCCGTCAACCTGCTTGGCGACGCATTGCGTGACCGGCTCGATCCGCGGATGCAAGGCGCATGA
- a CDS encoding ABC transporter permease, protein MIGFLFRRLLAAIPTVLLVSVAVFLLIRMIPGDPAMVMLGEGANDAALSAFRSELGLDKPLPVQFIVWAEHVVRGDLGRSILLGQPVSMLVLDRLQLSAMIILLAVAVASVLAVAAGLLAAWRQNTLTDVGIVALATVGLSLPSFWIGLLLLFVFGIKLNWLPVVGYVSFSEDPAQAWRFLVLPVLTLVVVEVGVLTRMARASAVEVLRLEYITHARAKGLPERTVLFKHALPNAFAPTLTMIGIVIGALLGGIAVVETVFTLPGLGRLLVEAIYGRDYPVIQGCLLVIALAYVVVNLVVDLLYPIFDPRIGLE, encoded by the coding sequence TTGATCGGGTTTCTGTTTCGTCGCCTCCTGGCTGCCATTCCCACGGTATTGCTGGTGTCGGTGGCTGTCTTTCTTCTGATCCGAATGATTCCCGGCGATCCTGCAATGGTGATGCTGGGAGAGGGTGCCAATGACGCCGCGCTTTCCGCTTTCAGGAGCGAGCTTGGTCTCGACAAGCCCTTGCCAGTGCAGTTCATCGTCTGGGCGGAGCACGTCGTGCGGGGCGATCTGGGGCGTTCCATCCTGCTGGGGCAGCCTGTCAGCATGCTGGTGCTGGACCGTCTGCAATTGTCGGCGATGATCATACTCCTGGCCGTTGCGGTGGCGTCAGTTCTGGCCGTGGCTGCCGGCCTTCTGGCGGCATGGCGGCAGAACACGCTGACCGATGTCGGGATCGTGGCGCTGGCGACGGTTGGGCTGTCGCTGCCAAGCTTCTGGATCGGATTGCTGCTGTTGTTCGTCTTTGGCATCAAGCTGAACTGGCTGCCGGTCGTCGGCTATGTGTCATTTTCTGAAGACCCCGCTCAAGCCTGGCGCTTTCTTGTCCTGCCTGTCCTTACCCTCGTCGTCGTCGAGGTGGGAGTGCTGACAAGAATGGCGCGCGCCAGTGCCGTCGAAGTGCTGCGGCTTGAATATATAACCCACGCCCGCGCCAAGGGGCTGCCTGAGCGAACCGTTCTGTTCAAGCATGCATTGCCTAACGCGTTCGCTCCCACGCTGACGATGATCGGCATCGTCATCGGTGCTCTCCTCGGCGGCATCGCGGTGGTCGAAACCGTATTTACGCTGCCGGGGCTCGGGCGGCTCCTGGTTGAGGCGATCTATGGCCGGGACTATCCCGTTATTCAGGGCTGCCTGCTGGTCATCGCGCTCGCCTATGTGGTGGTAAATCTCGTGGTCGATCTGCTCTACCCGATTTTTGATCCCAGGATTGGTCTGGAATGA
- a CDS encoding winged helix-turn-helix domain-containing protein: MMRLTPSPARIKAGLRRAGHEEKAAPETNTYSFADFEVDPQLRRVTRYDGAEVNLTGAEFDLLNTFLDRPGRLLSRDHLLDLTQGRGRDPLDRSIDALMRAGFGANLEKAKGKPVSKTCVMADTSSPCR, encoded by the coding sequence ATGATGCGCTTGACGCCAAGCCCTGCTCGCATCAAGGCTGGGCTGCGCCGTGCCGGCCATGAGGAGAAGGCCGCGCCTGAAACGAATACCTACAGTTTCGCGGACTTCGAGGTCGATCCGCAACTGCGCCGCGTCACGCGCTATGACGGCGCTGAAGTGAACCTGACCGGCGCCGAATTCGATCTCCTGAACACGTTTCTTGACCGTCCCGGCCGGCTCCTATCACGCGACCATTTGCTCGATCTGACGCAAGGCCGCGGCCGCGATCCACTGGATCGCTCGATCGATGCCCTGATGAGAGCCGGCTTCGGCGCAAACTTGGAGAAAGCCAAGGGCAAGCCGGTGTCCAAGACATGCGTAATGGCGGATACTAGCTCACCGTGCCGGTGA
- a CDS encoding dipeptide ABC transporter ATP-binding protein — protein MKHSPLSETTLSIRDLDIGLANGMPLVRKVSFDIAPGQVMALVGESGSGKTLIGRAILRLLPEGIRQTAGEIRYHGKDLSEAGTQDMSRLRGARIGMVFQEPLVSLNPALRIGEQMAEGLRLHHKLSAAEIRERSIAMLRRIHIADPEGCLTSYPHQFSGGMRQRIMLASVMLLRPDLLIADEPTTALDTLSEREVLETMIELTREVGTSILLVTHNLGLVARYADETVVLRQGEVVERGHSAAILASPEQDYTRQLVEALPRAPAVARTSPAGKAILEARDLKLSFASGSGFGLRSHRKPVLRGVSLAIRKGETVAVVGASGSGKTTLGRAMLRLIDTDSGQLLYHGQDIARAPDRRLRDFRRSCQIVFQDPFSSLDPRMRVKALVGEPLRHDASLSAQEKASRVRSTLADVGLPGYEERLPHELSGGQRQRVAIARAIVSQPDLIVADEPISALDMTVQKQVLELFERLQSERGFACVFISHDLAAVRQIAHRIVVMDRGEIAEEGDCHDVFENPRHEYTRRLIAASPAIDAATMATREQPDREVRI, from the coding sequence ATGAAACATTCTCCCCTCAGCGAAACGACACTGAGCATCCGCGATCTCGACATCGGACTCGCAAACGGAATGCCGCTGGTGCGCAAGGTCAGCTTCGACATCGCACCGGGACAGGTGATGGCGCTTGTTGGCGAATCTGGCAGCGGCAAGACCCTGATCGGGCGCGCAATTTTGCGCTTGCTGCCGGAAGGCATTCGCCAGACCGCAGGCGAAATACGCTATCACGGCAAGGATTTGTCAGAGGCGGGCACGCAGGATATGAGCCGGCTCAGAGGCGCCCGGATCGGCATGGTGTTCCAGGAGCCGCTGGTTTCGCTCAACCCCGCGCTTCGGATCGGGGAGCAGATGGCCGAAGGGCTGCGGCTGCATCATAAATTGTCAGCCGCCGAAATCCGCGAACGTTCCATCGCCATGCTCAGGCGCATTCATATAGCGGATCCGGAAGGCTGCCTGACGTCATATCCGCACCAGTTTTCCGGCGGGATGCGTCAGAGGATCATGCTGGCCAGCGTAATGCTGCTGCGTCCTGACCTTCTGATCGCGGACGAACCGACCACGGCGCTGGATACGCTCAGCGAGCGCGAAGTGCTCGAAACCATGATCGAGCTGACGCGCGAAGTCGGAACCTCGATCCTGCTCGTCACCCACAATCTTGGCCTCGTCGCTCGCTATGCGGATGAAACGGTCGTCCTGCGTCAGGGCGAGGTTGTGGAGCGAGGCCATTCTGCTGCAATCCTTGCCAGCCCTGAACAGGACTATACGCGCCAGCTGGTCGAGGCGCTGCCCCGGGCGCCGGCTGTGGCGCGCACCAGTCCGGCGGGAAAGGCTATTCTTGAAGCCCGTGACCTGAAGCTCAGCTTTGCCAGCGGCAGCGGTTTTGGACTGCGCAGCCACCGCAAGCCGGTACTGCGCGGCGTTTCTCTGGCGATACGAAAGGGCGAAACGGTAGCCGTCGTGGGTGCTAGCGGTTCGGGCAAGACCACGCTTGGGCGCGCCATGCTGCGCCTGATAGATACGGATTCCGGGCAACTGCTTTATCATGGGCAGGACATCGCCCGCGCACCTGACAGGCGGTTGCGCGATTTCCGGCGTTCCTGCCAGATCGTCTTTCAGGATCCTTTCTCCTCACTTGATCCGCGCATGCGGGTGAAAGCTCTCGTCGGGGAGCCATTGCGGCACGATGCCAGCCTTTCAGCTCAGGAAAAGGCGTCCCGCGTTCGCTCCACGCTCGCCGATGTCGGATTGCCCGGTTACGAGGAGCGCCTTCCGCATGAACTTTCGGGAGGGCAGCGCCAGCGTGTTGCCATCGCGCGCGCCATCGTCAGCCAGCCCGATCTGATCGTTGCCGACGAGCCGATCTCCGCCCTCGACATGACGGTGCAGAAACAGGTTCTGGAGCTGTTCGAAAGATTGCAGAGCGAACGTGGCTTTGCCTGCGTGTTCATTTCGCACGATCTCGCGGCCGTCCGGCAGATCGCGCACCGCATCGTGGTCATGGATCGAGGCGAGATCGCCGAGGAAGGGGATTGCCACGACGTCTTTGAAAACCCCCGGCATGAGTACACCAGACGTCTGATCGCCGCCTCGCCGGCGATAGACGCTGCGACCATGGCCACAAGGGAACAACCAGACAGGGAGGTACGCATATGA